In the genome of Primulina eburnea isolate SZY01 chromosome 13, ASM2296580v1, whole genome shotgun sequence, the window TCAAGAACCCTTTATGGTGACTATGATCGCAAGGTCTGTTGTCCATTGTTTGTTGCGTAGAATTTGGAAGACTGGCATTATTGTAAACATGATTTATTCTCCAACTTAACATACATTTGACATTACATCTATCTCCACGAGTATGGATTCAGTCAGACTCCGTTGCAGCATTGATATCTCTCTGCGTGTTTCAGCATGTACAGTAGATTTATCTACCTTTGAACTTGGATTCTGAGGGCTTGGTTTCTGCAGGCTGTTTAAATGAaaatagggatgtaaatgaaccgaactattcgcgagcttttcggatctcggctcgttaaaaagctcgttcgttaagcttatcgagccaagcccgagccttatttcgagccgagcttgagattaatgatgttcggctcgttagctcgtgaacatgttcgataataggttcgtgagctcaaaattgagctcggctcgtttagctggctcgtgagctcgagctcgagctcggctcgtttaagtggttcacgagctcgggctcgagctcggctcgtttaggtagatcgtgagctcgaatttgagataattaatgagttataatattaaaataattatgtatgatagataataataaattaaaaattaaaaattatattaaaaatgtgaatgttATGGCAATAATGGCATATTCCCGTAACCTCATCCTCATCTATTCCAAATCTCAAACCCTATTCGGCTATTCCCGTAACCTCACCTATTCCCCTCGAATCCGTGCCTCCCGACCTCCGCCCGCCGTCGTCGAGGGTCTCCGGTCGTAGCCCAGGTCCGGTCGACCATTATCGAAGCAGAAATCGGTAGATTTGAGCGTGTATAGGTAGCGAGACCCCTTTCCCGTCCATCTCTAAACCGCGTACGATTTCCGACGATTCTCCGTTCTTCCGCCGGCGCCGAGGGCTGAAAATCCTTGTACCGTCTGGGTCGACTTTGATTGAGGCGTGAATCGAGAGTTTGGAAATCGTATAGGTCGCGAACCCTATCTCTGATTCTGGTTTGGTTTCATCTCCAAATACAGTGGACAGAACAATTAGAGACAAAAGTTCAAAAGTTTCAGCCTCTCAGGTGTGTTTGAATATTACTGTTACGACAATGAATTTAGTCTACttaagaaactcatatttgttggATTGTTAATgcaatgatataaatatatgttaatgcaatgatataaattaattctagcgtatgCACTCTCACTCCGTAgaaattaattctagcgtatgTAGAGAAAAAAGTTCAAAAGTTTCAATCTGTTATTGCtgctacggcaatgaatctAGCGTATATACTTTCACTCCTAATTAATTCTACATATGATTATACGTATATAatcttattatttaaaaatattatggtttgaaattaattatactttaaagtaaatatataaaaaaaattaaaatattttaatataataaattgaATATCAGACATCAAAGACAACCGACTAGATAGCTAATGTCGCCGCATAGAAGAAACCTTAGCATTGTGAGGTCCAAAAATACAAGGCCACGTACGTGATACATTATATAGtatcatattataatatgatatgGTCCAAAATTATATAGGCCCACGTAattcattatatttatatatatataatattcattTATTCAAAATTCTAAAGTGTATCTTACAGAAATTACAATGTTATAACACTATTAGAAAAATCGGATTTTATTTCGGCAGGCTTTACTTcggcaataataaattacgaagtaatacattaccaataacttcagtaatacattaccaataacttcactatattttttttattatatttgacTTCGGCAGATCAATGTTGAcgaagtaaaaaaataagaaaaataagttcATGCTGGAGTAATAAGATGAACCGCGCAGATTAACAAATGAAACTAAATTATActgaacatttagcgacggtttgttagcgacaaaccgtcgctgattaaatcagggacggtttttcaaacaatccgtcgctaatagcgacggttttttcgcgcatatgcgcgcacacttcagcgcatatgcgcgagtgcctCTGTTCTCGCATCGTAGCTACTggcctcctcgcgcatatgcgcgaggtcttctgagCAGAAACGAGCTTGTTTAACGAGCCTAACCCGAGCCAGGCTCATTAAACAAGATAAACGAgccattaacgagccgagccgagcccgagcttcataaCTTCCGAACGAGCTGAGCTTCAAACCAAAGGCTCGTAACGAGCCCGAGCCGAGCAAAtagtttaacgagccgagcccgagcctgatactgttcggctcggctcggctcggctcggctcggctcggctcatttacattcCTAAATGAAAACAATTGATTTTTCTTGTCTAATTCATTTTCAGGAAAAAAAATGGTCAATATATTCATGTTTTTGCAATTCAGGCATCAATCTTTCAATTTTGTTAAATTTTAGTTTCAGTCAACTATCTTTAGTTTTTCTCCACAATTTTATTCATATTTAGTACATGGCGTTGAAGTGACGATGCGTATAGTCCATATAACACTTTCAAGATAAACCTGTCCCGTCTCATTGTCATCCCTAATTTTGACATTAAAATGACCATGATCTTAAAACACACACATTATTTACACGCATATGATGATAACGTCTTTACGTGGaaaataaaaccaaacaaaatcatatatattttctaatataatctccaaaaactacatttcatttttatttcttCTAATATAATCTTTACTTTTAAATCAATTTTTCCGATATTTAGTCAATTTGCTAGCAAATTGCGGCATGATGAACGAGTCATGCCAAATTTGGCACGAAATTTTTTTGTGGAATTAAAATGAATGGAGTGTCGTAACGgcgtatttattttaagccAAAAGAAGCACACGTAAGTTgtaataattgattaattatggggaaaattgattaaatacaattttccacttttatattttaatataagatTTAAAAAGGTAATTCCATTCATATGCATAATTAAATGAATTTTAATAGTTACTTTTATGAGTCAACGTTACTCTTTGTTACGTGGTGGATTCTCACCCCGTAATATCTCACCATGTATCCTCGCAAATGGTGACTCGTCAAATGGCATGTGTCCTCTCTACACAGGGAGAAATATTAATCTTATATCGAGTTTGGATgagtcaaatatttatttatttttatttttctgaaaatgggTTTTATATGGGTCACGAACTCGAAATTttgttcaaatttgaatttaatgtcGCTAGATCGATTTTTAAATCATCAATATTTGCTTAGCTTCTATTTTCTATATTTTGGAACAGTATATATTCATACCATGTTCAAGAATTATGTGTCTTCTTTTCCATTTATTTGGATAATTTattgtctttttttttattacaacatACGCGGGGAGAGGGGATCGAACCCGGGAAGAGAGCCAGCTAATCTGACGGGTGAGACCACTGTGCTACAAGACCGGTCGCATATATTGTCTTTTGACATCTCATGTATAAGGAGGTTTTTGGCCCTATGGCCAATGAAATATCGATTGTTTGATTTGTAGAAATTAGATTTTGACGAATTATTGCGATTTGATTAGATTTACACTTGATATACGCATTGAACTTCCTAAAATTTGGATCAAAGTGTTTTACATATTATTACAATATTAATTTGgaaaattcataaaatattgTTGACTTATTTTATgttaagcaaaaacttgtgtaagacggtctcacggatcgtattctATTTGactgatctcttatttgggtcatccatagtattattttttatgttaaaaatattactttttattgtaaatattgatAGGGTTGaaccatctcacagataaatagaATCGTGATAGCATCTCACAATATACTTATTCTCTCTACGTTACACCAAAAAAGAATATGGAGCTAAATTCAGTTGGACACATGGAATATGTCACTAGATTCTTGTATGATATAATAATAAACTTATTAGCATGTTATAATATTCATTTGACCATTTGTtgccaaagaaaaaaaaaatctttgcaTGTGTGTACATAGGGAATCCACGTGAAAAATTATATGAAGAAATAGAATCTCAAAAGGTGTTCCTTTTACATGTCTAAAATAAATACGTGCAAGTATTCATGAGATGAAGGATTTATGTTAGGAAttgattaataatataattagtGCGATGTAGAAAAATCCCatttaaaatatgtattttttgtGAAGGAGAATATTTTGatgtgagtttttttttttttaaatgatttttttctaTATCTATTAGAAAATTTCAAGGTTTGGAGATTTAATAAGGTTGTTGATCCAATAGATAATTATAGTACCTAACTTAACTGAATTCAAAAGAAAACTGAATATTCATGAGCAAAAGTTTCTAAGAGTCCAACTGACGATCAATCCAAACTGATAGTGTAAGAGGGATACTGATAGACAAACTGATATAAggacaactgatgaaatcaaaTTGATACTTTATATCAGTCGATCAGTTATCCAAATCCAAACATTAACTGAAAAATAACATTATACTCAATAATTAAGAATTAGAGTCCAGCTGAAATATCGAATAAAATTTTCCTTACCACCTGTCACTAATTTTCAACAGAAAGTCAGAGTTCATGTGCACTCTCATAATATGTCAGAAAGGAGGATGACATGGCGACAACGACATCTATATTTGGAaacagatatatgatttaaaaagaaGAACATTGCAGATGAAGTCTATAAATAGATCAGTTTAACAAGCTTTTAAAGCTCCCCAACTCTACGAAATTCTGAATTATCTTATCTCTTGTATTTCCTTGAAAAGCCTTATGCTATTCAAACTGATAAAATCAAATTAAACACACTTCGATAAGTTATTTTCTGATCAACTAAGGATCAAATTATTCTTAGAATCTCTTTTATGAAATCTTTGTAATTAAGAGTATGAAGTCTTACTACTCACTCTCTAAATAAACATGTTGTTCATTTAACTCACATTTCCATATTGGAGTCGCGTTATCCTATGTACTACTAATCAGGTACATTGATGTGGTGTCGTCGATAGAGGTGCGCAAGATTTCGGTTAAATTGAAGTAACGGACCGTACCGAGCCAATTCGGAAATTCGattcggttatttcggaaattaggttttcaaattaaaaaaatcggttatcggttaattcggttcggttacaattttcaaaattttgaaatcggttaaccgaattaaccgatataataaatactattatttaataagtttttattatttatcaatttttatatatattttaatttttatttttaaatcgatataatatatattaattgtgTTCAAACAAAACTTATACATTTATGATGTGTGcgattttatgcttttatacaattttgtagattttagtgttcaagaaaaattaaatatacaataaaagttaaaataatttttttaaaaaactaatcggttaattcggttaccgaccgaacTAACCAATTTTTTaattcggttcgattttcatcgattatgaaaattaattcggtaggttcggttatggctaaatatttcgattcggttcggttcggttcggttctgtcggtaaccgaaccgaccgaatgcTCACCCCTAGTCGTCGAGCCACCAAACTTAAATTCTCACtctctaaataaaattaatgtatTGGTGAGCAGAGTTGAATCCATGAGGAACGATtgatttgataataaaaataagtaAAAGAGGGGATTTTGTGAtctgaatttaataaaatactaaattaaatttatcaaagaaaaaaaaacaataaattcaaatgataattaatcaactaaaataaaatgaagAATTTAATATGAGAAAGATCTGATTAAATAGAGTTctactatttaattatatcaatgTTCATCTGCtaacaaataatttattcaaGATGTTCTAAacaattaaccttagaattatagggatagaCACTGTTTTCTTAAATTGTGCTCGGCCAAGCTCTTACGGCCGAGCACTAGTGGCCGAGCCCTAGTGCTCGGCCGAGCACCTGTGACCGAGCACTAGTGCTCGGTCGAGTCCGGATAGTCGAATCACATGTGTTCGACCCCAATCAGCGATCGGAGTAGGGTTATGTCAAGCACAGATGCTCGTGACAGGAATCCCAAGCCCGAGCTTGTTTCTATCCTAAGAACTGTCACGTGTCAAAAGCGTGAATAATCCTTAAATGGGCTAGAATCTCGCCGTATGAGTAGATGTAACGAGGAGTCCGACCCGGACTGGCCGTGATTGGAGAAGAATTGCGTGAGTAATCTTTAAATGTGCTAGAATCTCGCCACATGGTCAGAGGTGACGAGGAATCCGGCCCGGACTGGCAGTAAGGGGAGAAGAATTTAATAAGGAAATTTACCTAAAATAGACTTCGACACGCTATGGGAAGAAATCCTCTCAACCATTATAAATACCCACATATGTTTCAGGGTGGACAAGGAGATATCCACTATTACCTATCGAATCTTCTCATTTTTTTTCTCCGTTCCTAAATCCGATCAAAAGATCGAAGTTGTCGTGTCCGGAAAATTCTCGACACTTTCCACTACACTTAGTCTGTACCAAACCGGTGGTTCTCCATCCGCTCCGGTCCAAATGTTGATCTGAAGTTCAAGCTCACCAGACCGGACCCAGGAAAAAGTTGGTATCATCAATTGGTGCCGTCTGTGGGAAGTTTTGAAAAAGAGATAAGATGGCAAGTACCAGGAGTCGATCGGGAGAGGATAATCAACCAACGTCCAACATGGCCGAGCTCGTCCGGCTGATCACAACAACTGTCGAACAAGTCTTGGCCCAAAGACCAGACAACAATCCTCCTCCAGGAGAGGATCGTGAAGCTCAGAGACAAGAGATACAAATATTAAGGGAGGAGATGGAACATCTTAGAGAAGAGAGGAACGCACCCCCTCCTCCACCCCTTCTGGCTCGAGGGATCCCTTTCTCGGCCGAAATATTGGCTGCCGAATtacctcaaaatttcagatttcCTAACGTCGGAGAATACGACGGCTCGGGGGATCCGGAAGAGCATCTATCCCGGTTTGAAAACGCGGCATTACTACACCAATACTCAGACCCGATCAAGTGTAGGGTCTTCTTAACCACTTTGGTCAGGTCATCCCAACAGTGGTTCAATTTGCTTAAGCCAGGGACCATCAAAACCTTTCGAGATTTCGGAAGAGCTTTTCTCCACCAGTTTGCAAGCAGCAAGAAACACCCCTTGACGGCTCTGAGTTTATTCAATGTTAAACAACAAGAACAAGAGAGCTTACGAGATTTTGTTAAGAGATTCAACAAGATGGTCATCGATGTTCCCTCGGCTACCCCGGATATACTGATTAGTGCCTTTACACAAGGGCTAAGAGGGGGTGATTTCTTCAAGTCGTTAGTAAAAAAGCCACCGGCTACTTTCGAAGAACTCTTGGCGAGGGCAGAGAAGTATATGAACGTGGAAGAAGTACAAATGGCTAGGAGGAGTGAACCAAAGGCCTCGGCCAGGGCTACTCGAGACGTTCGATCCGCCGACCTCGCACCGAGGTTCGGACGTTTCGAACCACCTACGTTGCTTGGGCAATTCGCCGCTTACACACCTTTAAAAGTCAACAAAGCCCGAGCATTGGAACTGTGTGATGAACGACAACTCATTCGAAGGCCTCGGAGTAGTGACAGAGGACCTCGTAACCCCAGGTCAGAAAAGTATTGCGGATTTCACAAAGATTATGGTCATACTACCGATGAATGTCATCATTTGAATCAAGAAATAGAACGGATCATCCAGAGAGATCCAGAAATGAAAGCGATTCTAGCCAGTCCAGGTGGTGGGCACCGACCCCCTAAGAGAACTCGGGAGGAAAGTCATCTTGAAAGGAGGAGGGCTCCAAATCAAAGGGAAAACTTTCCAAATGCTAACCCAAATATGCAAAGGGCAGAGCCTCGGGAACAACCACCCCCGCGAGGGAATTAATATGATATCGGGCGGGCCTACAGACGGAGACTCCAATCGAGCCAGGAAAGCTAGCAGCAGAAGATTGGAGAACATGGAGATTAGCAACACTAGAACACGCTCAGGACCAGTGATCACTTTTGGACCCGAGGACATGAAGGGGGTGGCCGACCCACATAATGATGCATTGGTTATCCGAGCTATGATCGCCAATTACGAAGTTGCTCGTATCTTTGTGGACTCCGGAAGTTCTGTTAACGTTCTGTTTAAAGAAGCAATGGATCAGATGGACTTGGGCGAATACACGGTAGAGACTATCTCCACCGTTTTGTTTGGATTCACGGGGCACGCAATACACCCTCTTGGAGTCGTCAATCTCCTTCTCTCTTTGGGAAGTGGGGATACCCGAAAAACCCGAATTATCAACTTTGTGATAGTTGATGCCCCGTCATTATACAATGTTATTATGGGAAGACCAGCCATGGCCGCCTTCATGGCAATTGCCTCGGCACTGCACCAGAAAATCAAGTTCCCTGTCGGAGAAGCGGTAGGAGAGGTTAAGGGAGATCAGAAGACTTCTCGAAAATGTTATGTGGAAGAAGTAAGGGTTGAGCAGAAATCGGTTAAAATTGAGCATCCAAGCCGACCTGAGTCCAGGAGACTCGAACAACTACATCTAATCGAAGAAGCAGGGGAGGTTATTTCGGAATACGTGTGTGAAGAGCTTATCCTGAATCCCCCATCCGGAAGCGTGAGGATAGCTCGGACCTTGGAAGAACCCTTGAAAGAGTAATTGGTCCAGTGTTTGGAGAAAAATAAAGATGTATTTGCTTGGTGTCCGTCCGAACTCCAAGGGGTTAGGAGAGAGGTGATGGAGCACAAGTTGAATGTCTCGAACGAGTGCCGACCTGTGATACAGAAGAAGAGACATTTCGGTCCCGAGAAAGACGCTGTCATCAAGGAACAGGTGCAAGATTTATTAAGAGCAAGACACATTCAAGAAATCTATTTCCCGACGTGGTTATCTAATGTGGTCTTGGTTCCTAAGACGGCTGGAAAATGGCGGATGTGTGTGGACTTCCGCGACTTAAACCGAGCCTGTCCTAAAGACTGTTATCCTCTCCCGAGGATAGATCAATTGGTCGATTCCACGGCAGGGCACGATCTCCTTTGTTTCCTCGATGCATATCAAGGATATCACCAAATTCCCTTGGCGGAAAAGGACAGAAGCAAGGTTAGTTTTATCACCTCCGAGGGGACATTTTGTTAtgtagtaatgccatttgggttaaaGAATGCTGGCGCTACCTATCAGAGGCTTATggataaagtcttcaaaaagcaGATTGGGAGGAACGTTGAagtctatgtggatgatatattGATCAAGTCCAAGGTCGTCGACCAATTTGTGATGGATCTGGATGAGACTTTTCAAACTCTGCGGGAATACAGGTTGAAGCTGAACCCAAGCAAGTGTGTGTTCGGGGTTCAGACGGGGAAGTTTTTGGGATACATGGTGACTCGCAGGGGCATTGAGGCTAATCCCGAAAAAGTGCAAGCACTATCCTCTATAGGTTCTCCTCGAAACATCCAAGAAGTGCAGCGATTGACGGGAAGGATCGCCGCTCTAGCCCGATTCATATCTCGATCCGCAGATCGAAGTTTCCCATTCTTTAAGGTACTTCGGAAAACTAAAAATTTTGAATGGAATGATCAAAGTGAGAAAGCATTGTAGGAGCTGAAAACTTATCTTAGGGAACTCCCTATCCTGAACAAACCCGTCCCTGGAGAGGAGCTCTTCGTGTACTTGGCAGTCACTCCTCAGGCTGCAAGTTCGGTTTTAGTCAGAAGAGATGATGCAGTTCATCAGCCAGTCTATTTTGTGAGTCACGCTTTAAAGGGAGCAGAACTCAATTATACTACTCAGGAAAAGTTGGCCTTGGCCCTAGTCATCATGGCCAGAAAATTGAGGCCTTATTTCTTATCACATCCTATCAATGTCCTCACTAACAGCGTCTTGGGGAAGATTGTCTCACATCCAGATACCTCGGGAAGATTGATTAAGTGGGTTACCGAGCTCAGTGAATACGATATCAAGTTCGAGCCCAGAACTGCTATTAAAGCCCAGGCTTTAGCCGACTTTTTGGCGGAGACTGTTCAAGTAGCGGAGGAAGAACAATGGAAGATCTTCGTGGATGGTTCTTCCTGTCGAACAGGAAGTGGGGTAGGAATCGTAATGATATCCCCTTGGGGGGAAGAGACCAAGGTCGCGATAAGGCTGAACTTCCGAGCCTCCAATAACAAAGCCGAATACGAGGCACTCTTGGTCGGGCTAAGGGCTGCTCGAAGCATGGGTATTACTCGAGCCGTTCTCTATTCTGATTCTCAATTGGTAATACAGCAAAGTAAGGGTAAGTTCGAGGTGAAAAATGAGAAAATGGTCAGATACGCACAAGCTTTTGAAAAAGCTAAGGAGGACTTCTCAGAGTTAATCATGAAACAAATCTCTCGAGCTGAGAACGAAGCGGCAGATAGGTTGGCCAAAATGGCCAGTTCTCTGGATCACCCCCCGGAACCAGAGCTAGTCGGACAAGAGTTTGTCTCGCAAATTGAACATCTCCTAGTTGAGAAAGTAGATATGTTGGAAGAAGATTGGAGATACGAGATTCAACAATACTTATGTCATGGGAAAGTCCCGGCTGAATCAAAAAGAGCTCGAGAAGTCAAGAGGAGGGCACTCCGCTTCTCCCTCCTGGATGGAATACTGTATAAGAGATCTTTTTCTAGACCTCTCTTGAAGTGTTTGGGTCCAGAAGAAGCTGGTTACGTCCTTCGAGAAATCCATGAAGGGTGTTGCGGTAATCATCTAGGGAGTATAGCTTTGGCTCGGAAGGCTTTGATGGCAGGTTTCTTCTGGCCAACCATGAAAAAAGATGCACTCATGATGGTAAGATCCTGTTATAATTGTCAGAAGCA includes:
- the LOC140809193 gene encoding uncharacterized protein, whose amino-acid sequence is MISGGPTDGDSNRARKASSRRLENMEISNTRTRSGPVITFGPEDMKGVADPHNDALVIRAMIANYEVARIFVDSGSSVNVLFKEAMDQMDLGEYTVETISTVLFGFTGHAIHPLGVVNLLLSLGSGDTRKTRIINFVIVDAPSLYNVIMGRPAMAAFMAIASALHQKIKFPVGEAVGEVKGDQKTSRKCYVEEVRVEQKSVKIEHPSRPESRRLEQLHLIEEAGEVISEYVCEELILNPPSGSVRIARTLEEPLKE